A genomic region of Dreissena polymorpha isolate Duluth1 chromosome 4, UMN_Dpol_1.0, whole genome shotgun sequence contains the following coding sequences:
- the LOC127875899 gene encoding thrombospondin type-1 domain-containing protein 4-like isoform X3, translating to MSRNPFLPCFMLLCTQVVCGLSDTSAVTRHALATGWVTWSPWDPCPGRCGPAVTSRTRACRSGESDRSCDGNSKEVKLCKQTACAAEEAGPCQELEARVFGGKRYRWLPYSHPRNVCESACRPMGAGFYLGLGTSLPDGSPCQDDSNVCLEGKCQAVGCDDVVGSRAVYDVCGVCAGDNTSCSTAKYEFTDHVKFGYHTFATIPRGSKNIQVKEVTGSSRNYLAIRAADGSLSINTDFRLTRFGSVDGAGTTFLYSRQADPECPDECITATGPTTVDIDLMVLAYSDNTGIRYSYSVPSQGLPAKGENTAPMVFIDGGPVSEQHDKHMYTRPIFSQDFKFKPSASQVANAYTRPAETDGEGRVSPEDEGEQARVLVVSPPQRMADVLNKTDALQSSRAVVVSIGEDGETDAEAESPVYGGGGDGVAVGDMYRSENSLLSPYSWQISEHTECSQTCGQGKQTAVLKCMVTEKGVAVEDAYCADQERPNVPTQACNYGPCPPSWKRLDWSTCSVTCGMGTQVLKYVCMTTDGQEVASSLCGTSQPGQEARTCDAGSCSAGWYFTEWTDRCSAKCGEGTLTRGVKCVSPAGGGRQACPEGEKPENEKACKGSQCGGIWLTGPWSHCNASCGLAVQTREVVCAFQQDGQIRIVAESACVGEERPPTSMGCDQPQCEPQWFMGAWGQCSMTCGSGYRSRDVRCMDVDGRARTTCPVSSRPLDRQPCKTRLCTDKAEYTSVRRDSNPTPNPISHPGEPECVDSFVQCRQVLHNRLCQYKYYQKICCSSCRRSQAT from the exons ATGTCCAG aaatcCCTTCCTGCCGTGTTTCATGCTGCTCTGTACGCAGGTTGTGTGCGGTCTGTCGGACACCAGTGCCGTG ACCCGCCATGCCCTGGCAACGGGCTGGGTCACGTGGTCGCCATGGGACCCGTGTCCAGGTCGCTGCGGCCCGGCTGTGACGTCACGGACACGCGCTTGCCGCTCAGG AGAGTCTGACAGAAGCTGCGATGGCAATTCAAAGGAAGTGAAACTCTGCAAACAAACG GCCTGTGCCGCCGAGGAGGCGGGCCCGTGCCAGGAGCTGGAGGCGAGGGTGTTTGGAGGCAAGCGCTACCGCTGGCTACCATACTCACACC CACGCAATGTCTGCGAGTCGGCGTGCCGGCCAATGGGGGCGGGCTTCTATCTTGGCCTCGGTACGTCCCTGCCAGACGGCTCACCGTGTCAGGACGACAGTAACGTGTGTCTCGAGGGCAAGTGTCAG GCGGTCGGCTGCGATGACGTGGTTGGGTCACGTGCTGTCTATGACGTGTGTGGCGTGTGCGCGGGGGACAACACGTCCTGCTCCACAGCCAAATACGAGTTTACTGACCACGTCAAGTTTGGCTACCATACATTCGCCACTATTCCACGAGGGTCCAAAAACATTCAGGTTAAGGAGGTGACAGGATCATCCAGAAACTATCTCG CTATCCGTGCGGCAGACGGCTCTCTCAGCATCAACACCGACTTCCGCTTGACTCGGTTCGGCTCAGTGGACGGAGCGGGCACGACGTTCTTATACAGCCGACAGGCCGACCCAGAGTGTCCCGACGAATGCATCACCGCAACCGGTCCTACAACAGTGGATATCGACTTGATG GTTCTGGCGTACAGCGACAATACTGGTATCCGTTACTCGTACAGTGTCCCGAGCCAGGGGCTGCCTGCAAAAGGAGAGAACACCGCTCCCATGGTCTTCATAGATGGAG GTCCAGTATCAGAGCAGCACGATAAGCACATGTACACCAGACCTATCTTCTCGCAGGACTTCAAATTCAAACCTTCAGCCAGCCAAGTAGCGAATGCGTACACTAGACCGGCGG aaaccGATGGCGAGGGGCGTGTTTCCCCAGAGGACGAAGGGGAGCAGGCCCGCGTACTCGTGGTCAGCCCGCCGCAGCGAATGGCCGACGTCCTGAACAAGACAGACGCCCTG CAATCTTCCCGTGCAGTCGTGGTTTCCATAGGAGAGGATGGGGAGACGGACGCCGAGGCGGAGAGCCCTGTGTACGGTGGCGGTGGTGACGGAGTCGCGGTTGGGGACATGTACCGCAGCGAAAATAGCCTGCTGTCCCCGTACTCATGGCAGATATCAGAGCACACTGAATGCAGCCAGACCTGCGGACAAG GGAAACAGACTGCCGTGCTGAAGTGCATGGTTACCGAGAAGGGGGTTGCAGTGGAAGACGCCTACTGCGCTGACCAGGAGCGTCCCAACGTACCCACCCAGGCATGTAACTATGGACCTTGTCCGCCCAG CTGGAAACGCTTAGATTGGAGTACGTGCAGCGTCACGTGCGGCATGGGAACGCAGGTACTGAAGTACGTCTGTATGACAACGGACGGTCAGGAGGTTGCCAGCTCGCTGTGTGGGACCTCTCAGCCCGGACAGGAGGCGCGCACGTGCGATGCAGGTTCCTGTTCCGCGGGCTGGTACTTTACGGAGTGGACGGACAGG TGTTCTGCAAAATGTGGCGAAGGAACGCTAACACGTGGGGTAAAGTGCGTAAGTCCAGCTGGTGGCGGGCGACAGGCCTGTCCGGAAGGAGAAAAGCCGGAGAACGAGAAGGCCTGTAAAGGAAGCCAGTGCGGCGGCATCTGGCTCACGGGGCCATGGTCACAT TGCAACGCCAGCTGCGGACTTGCCGTGCAGACTCGAGAAGTCGTCTGCGCGTTCCAACAGGATGGCCAGATCCGGATCGTGGCTGAGAGCGCATGCGTGGGCGAGGAGAGGCCGCCGACCAGCATGGGATGTGACCAGCCGCAGTGTGAGCCACAGTGGTTCATGGGCGCATGGGGGCAG TGTTCGATGACGTGCGGTTCTGGTTACCGGTCCCGTGATGTGCGCTGTATGGATGTGGACGGGCGTGCCCGGACCACGTGTCCAGTCAGCAGCAGACCGCTAGACAGACAGCCGTGCAAGACGAGACTGTGTACAGACAAAGCGGAGTACACAAGCGTCAGACGAG ACTCGAACCCAACGCCAAACCCAATCAGCCACCCCGGGGAGCCCGAGTGTGTGGACAGCTTCGTGCAGTGCCGCCAGGTGCTCCACAACCGGCTGTGCCAGTACAAGTACTACCAGAAAATCTGCTGCTCCTCGTGCAGGCGCAGTCAGGCCACGTGA
- the LOC127875899 gene encoding thrombospondin type-1 domain-containing protein 4-like isoform X1 codes for MFVVCETSVVLIALVNFVTLSASGNQLTFKRALCPVRTLGPDLTWPPTVGQGLRRIRRLLGDMSRNPFLPCFMLLCTQVVCGLSDTSAVTRHALATGWVTWSPWDPCPGRCGPAVTSRTRACRSGESDRSCDGNSKEVKLCKQTACAAEEAGPCQELEARVFGGKRYRWLPYSHPRNVCESACRPMGAGFYLGLGTSLPDGSPCQDDSNVCLEGKCQAVGCDDVVGSRAVYDVCGVCAGDNTSCSTAKYEFTDHVKFGYHTFATIPRGSKNIQVKEVTGSSRNYLAIRAADGSLSINTDFRLTRFGSVDGAGTTFLYSRQADPECPDECITATGPTTVDIDLMVLAYSDNTGIRYSYSVPSQGLPAKGENTAPMVFIDGGPVSEQHDKHMYTRPIFSQDFKFKPSASQVANAYTRPAETDGEGRVSPEDEGEQARVLVVSPPQRMADVLNKTDALQSSRAVVVSIGEDGETDAEAESPVYGGGGDGVAVGDMYRSENSLLSPYSWQISEHTECSQTCGQGKQTAVLKCMVTEKGVAVEDAYCADQERPNVPTQACNYGPCPPSWKRLDWSTCSVTCGMGTQVLKYVCMTTDGQEVASSLCGTSQPGQEARTCDAGSCSAGWYFTEWTDRCSAKCGEGTLTRGVKCVSPAGGGRQACPEGEKPENEKACKGSQCGGIWLTGPWSHCNASCGLAVQTREVVCAFQQDGQIRIVAESACVGEERPPTSMGCDQPQCEPQWFMGAWGQCSMTCGSGYRSRDVRCMDVDGRARTTCPVSSRPLDRQPCKTRLCTDKAEYTSVRRDSNPTPNPISHPGEPECVDSFVQCRQVLHNRLCQYKYYQKICCSSCRRSQAT; via the exons ATGTTTGTTGTATGTGAAACAAGTGTTGTTTTAATAGCACTTGTGAATTTTGTCACATTAAGTGCTAGCGGGAATCAATTAACGTTTAAAAGAGCTCTCTGTCCTGTTCGCACATTAGGACCGGACCTCACTTGGCCGCCAACTGTTGGACAAGGACTGCGTAGGATCAGACGATTGTTAGGCGACATGTCCAG aaatcCCTTCCTGCCGTGTTTCATGCTGCTCTGTACGCAGGTTGTGTGCGGTCTGTCGGACACCAGTGCCGTG ACCCGCCATGCCCTGGCAACGGGCTGGGTCACGTGGTCGCCATGGGACCCGTGTCCAGGTCGCTGCGGCCCGGCTGTGACGTCACGGACACGCGCTTGCCGCTCAGG AGAGTCTGACAGAAGCTGCGATGGCAATTCAAAGGAAGTGAAACTCTGCAAACAAACG GCCTGTGCCGCCGAGGAGGCGGGCCCGTGCCAGGAGCTGGAGGCGAGGGTGTTTGGAGGCAAGCGCTACCGCTGGCTACCATACTCACACC CACGCAATGTCTGCGAGTCGGCGTGCCGGCCAATGGGGGCGGGCTTCTATCTTGGCCTCGGTACGTCCCTGCCAGACGGCTCACCGTGTCAGGACGACAGTAACGTGTGTCTCGAGGGCAAGTGTCAG GCGGTCGGCTGCGATGACGTGGTTGGGTCACGTGCTGTCTATGACGTGTGTGGCGTGTGCGCGGGGGACAACACGTCCTGCTCCACAGCCAAATACGAGTTTACTGACCACGTCAAGTTTGGCTACCATACATTCGCCACTATTCCACGAGGGTCCAAAAACATTCAGGTTAAGGAGGTGACAGGATCATCCAGAAACTATCTCG CTATCCGTGCGGCAGACGGCTCTCTCAGCATCAACACCGACTTCCGCTTGACTCGGTTCGGCTCAGTGGACGGAGCGGGCACGACGTTCTTATACAGCCGACAGGCCGACCCAGAGTGTCCCGACGAATGCATCACCGCAACCGGTCCTACAACAGTGGATATCGACTTGATG GTTCTGGCGTACAGCGACAATACTGGTATCCGTTACTCGTACAGTGTCCCGAGCCAGGGGCTGCCTGCAAAAGGAGAGAACACCGCTCCCATGGTCTTCATAGATGGAG GTCCAGTATCAGAGCAGCACGATAAGCACATGTACACCAGACCTATCTTCTCGCAGGACTTCAAATTCAAACCTTCAGCCAGCCAAGTAGCGAATGCGTACACTAGACCGGCGG aaaccGATGGCGAGGGGCGTGTTTCCCCAGAGGACGAAGGGGAGCAGGCCCGCGTACTCGTGGTCAGCCCGCCGCAGCGAATGGCCGACGTCCTGAACAAGACAGACGCCCTG CAATCTTCCCGTGCAGTCGTGGTTTCCATAGGAGAGGATGGGGAGACGGACGCCGAGGCGGAGAGCCCTGTGTACGGTGGCGGTGGTGACGGAGTCGCGGTTGGGGACATGTACCGCAGCGAAAATAGCCTGCTGTCCCCGTACTCATGGCAGATATCAGAGCACACTGAATGCAGCCAGACCTGCGGACAAG GGAAACAGACTGCCGTGCTGAAGTGCATGGTTACCGAGAAGGGGGTTGCAGTGGAAGACGCCTACTGCGCTGACCAGGAGCGTCCCAACGTACCCACCCAGGCATGTAACTATGGACCTTGTCCGCCCAG CTGGAAACGCTTAGATTGGAGTACGTGCAGCGTCACGTGCGGCATGGGAACGCAGGTACTGAAGTACGTCTGTATGACAACGGACGGTCAGGAGGTTGCCAGCTCGCTGTGTGGGACCTCTCAGCCCGGACAGGAGGCGCGCACGTGCGATGCAGGTTCCTGTTCCGCGGGCTGGTACTTTACGGAGTGGACGGACAGG TGTTCTGCAAAATGTGGCGAAGGAACGCTAACACGTGGGGTAAAGTGCGTAAGTCCAGCTGGTGGCGGGCGACAGGCCTGTCCGGAAGGAGAAAAGCCGGAGAACGAGAAGGCCTGTAAAGGAAGCCAGTGCGGCGGCATCTGGCTCACGGGGCCATGGTCACAT TGCAACGCCAGCTGCGGACTTGCCGTGCAGACTCGAGAAGTCGTCTGCGCGTTCCAACAGGATGGCCAGATCCGGATCGTGGCTGAGAGCGCATGCGTGGGCGAGGAGAGGCCGCCGACCAGCATGGGATGTGACCAGCCGCAGTGTGAGCCACAGTGGTTCATGGGCGCATGGGGGCAG TGTTCGATGACGTGCGGTTCTGGTTACCGGTCCCGTGATGTGCGCTGTATGGATGTGGACGGGCGTGCCCGGACCACGTGTCCAGTCAGCAGCAGACCGCTAGACAGACAGCCGTGCAAGACGAGACTGTGTACAGACAAAGCGGAGTACACAAGCGTCAGACGAG ACTCGAACCCAACGCCAAACCCAATCAGCCACCCCGGGGAGCCCGAGTGTGTGGACAGCTTCGTGCAGTGCCGCCAGGTGCTCCACAACCGGCTGTGCCAGTACAAGTACTACCAGAAAATCTGCTGCTCCTCGTGCAGGCGCAGTCAGGCCACGTGA
- the LOC127875899 gene encoding A disintegrin and metalloproteinase with thrombospondin motifs 16-like isoform X2, which yields MFVVCETSVVLIALVNFVTLSASGNQLTFKRALCPVRTLGPDLTWPPTVGQGLRRIRRLLGDMSRNPFLPCFMLLCTQVVCGLSDTSAVTRHALATGWVTWSPWDPCPGRCGPAVTSRTRACRSGESDRSCDGNSKEVKLCKQTACAAEEAGPCQELEARVFGGKRYRWLPYSHPRNVCESACRPMGAGFYLGLGTSLPDGSPCQDDSNVCLEGKCQAVGCDDVVGSRAVYDVCGVCAGDNTSCSTAKYEFTDHVKFGYHTFATIPRGSKNIQVKEVTGSSRNYLAIRAADGSLSINTDFRLTRFGSVDGAGTTFLYSRQADPECPDECITATGPTTVDIDLMVLAYSDNTGIRYSYSVPSQGLPAKGENTAPMVFIDGETDGEGRVSPEDEGEQARVLVVSPPQRMADVLNKTDALQSSRAVVVSIGEDGETDAEAESPVYGGGGDGVAVGDMYRSENSLLSPYSWQISEHTECSQTCGQGKQTAVLKCMVTEKGVAVEDAYCADQERPNVPTQACNYGPCPPSWKRLDWSTCSVTCGMGTQVLKYVCMTTDGQEVASSLCGTSQPGQEARTCDAGSCSAGWYFTEWTDRCSAKCGEGTLTRGVKCVSPAGGGRQACPEGEKPENEKACKGSQCGGIWLTGPWSHCNASCGLAVQTREVVCAFQQDGQIRIVAESACVGEERPPTSMGCDQPQCEPQWFMGAWGQCSMTCGSGYRSRDVRCMDVDGRARTTCPVSSRPLDRQPCKTRLCTDKAEYTSVRRDSNPTPNPISHPGEPECVDSFVQCRQVLHNRLCQYKYYQKICCSSCRRSQAT from the exons ATGTTTGTTGTATGTGAAACAAGTGTTGTTTTAATAGCACTTGTGAATTTTGTCACATTAAGTGCTAGCGGGAATCAATTAACGTTTAAAAGAGCTCTCTGTCCTGTTCGCACATTAGGACCGGACCTCACTTGGCCGCCAACTGTTGGACAAGGACTGCGTAGGATCAGACGATTGTTAGGCGACATGTCCAG aaatcCCTTCCTGCCGTGTTTCATGCTGCTCTGTACGCAGGTTGTGTGCGGTCTGTCGGACACCAGTGCCGTG ACCCGCCATGCCCTGGCAACGGGCTGGGTCACGTGGTCGCCATGGGACCCGTGTCCAGGTCGCTGCGGCCCGGCTGTGACGTCACGGACACGCGCTTGCCGCTCAGG AGAGTCTGACAGAAGCTGCGATGGCAATTCAAAGGAAGTGAAACTCTGCAAACAAACG GCCTGTGCCGCCGAGGAGGCGGGCCCGTGCCAGGAGCTGGAGGCGAGGGTGTTTGGAGGCAAGCGCTACCGCTGGCTACCATACTCACACC CACGCAATGTCTGCGAGTCGGCGTGCCGGCCAATGGGGGCGGGCTTCTATCTTGGCCTCGGTACGTCCCTGCCAGACGGCTCACCGTGTCAGGACGACAGTAACGTGTGTCTCGAGGGCAAGTGTCAG GCGGTCGGCTGCGATGACGTGGTTGGGTCACGTGCTGTCTATGACGTGTGTGGCGTGTGCGCGGGGGACAACACGTCCTGCTCCACAGCCAAATACGAGTTTACTGACCACGTCAAGTTTGGCTACCATACATTCGCCACTATTCCACGAGGGTCCAAAAACATTCAGGTTAAGGAGGTGACAGGATCATCCAGAAACTATCTCG CTATCCGTGCGGCAGACGGCTCTCTCAGCATCAACACCGACTTCCGCTTGACTCGGTTCGGCTCAGTGGACGGAGCGGGCACGACGTTCTTATACAGCCGACAGGCCGACCCAGAGTGTCCCGACGAATGCATCACCGCAACCGGTCCTACAACAGTGGATATCGACTTGATG GTTCTGGCGTACAGCGACAATACTGGTATCCGTTACTCGTACAGTGTCCCGAGCCAGGGGCTGCCTGCAAAAGGAGAGAACACCGCTCCCATGGTCTTCATAGATGGAG aaaccGATGGCGAGGGGCGTGTTTCCCCAGAGGACGAAGGGGAGCAGGCCCGCGTACTCGTGGTCAGCCCGCCGCAGCGAATGGCCGACGTCCTGAACAAGACAGACGCCCTG CAATCTTCCCGTGCAGTCGTGGTTTCCATAGGAGAGGATGGGGAGACGGACGCCGAGGCGGAGAGCCCTGTGTACGGTGGCGGTGGTGACGGAGTCGCGGTTGGGGACATGTACCGCAGCGAAAATAGCCTGCTGTCCCCGTACTCATGGCAGATATCAGAGCACACTGAATGCAGCCAGACCTGCGGACAAG GGAAACAGACTGCCGTGCTGAAGTGCATGGTTACCGAGAAGGGGGTTGCAGTGGAAGACGCCTACTGCGCTGACCAGGAGCGTCCCAACGTACCCACCCAGGCATGTAACTATGGACCTTGTCCGCCCAG CTGGAAACGCTTAGATTGGAGTACGTGCAGCGTCACGTGCGGCATGGGAACGCAGGTACTGAAGTACGTCTGTATGACAACGGACGGTCAGGAGGTTGCCAGCTCGCTGTGTGGGACCTCTCAGCCCGGACAGGAGGCGCGCACGTGCGATGCAGGTTCCTGTTCCGCGGGCTGGTACTTTACGGAGTGGACGGACAGG TGTTCTGCAAAATGTGGCGAAGGAACGCTAACACGTGGGGTAAAGTGCGTAAGTCCAGCTGGTGGCGGGCGACAGGCCTGTCCGGAAGGAGAAAAGCCGGAGAACGAGAAGGCCTGTAAAGGAAGCCAGTGCGGCGGCATCTGGCTCACGGGGCCATGGTCACAT TGCAACGCCAGCTGCGGACTTGCCGTGCAGACTCGAGAAGTCGTCTGCGCGTTCCAACAGGATGGCCAGATCCGGATCGTGGCTGAGAGCGCATGCGTGGGCGAGGAGAGGCCGCCGACCAGCATGGGATGTGACCAGCCGCAGTGTGAGCCACAGTGGTTCATGGGCGCATGGGGGCAG TGTTCGATGACGTGCGGTTCTGGTTACCGGTCCCGTGATGTGCGCTGTATGGATGTGGACGGGCGTGCCCGGACCACGTGTCCAGTCAGCAGCAGACCGCTAGACAGACAGCCGTGCAAGACGAGACTGTGTACAGACAAAGCGGAGTACACAAGCGTCAGACGAG ACTCGAACCCAACGCCAAACCCAATCAGCCACCCCGGGGAGCCCGAGTGTGTGGACAGCTTCGTGCAGTGCCGCCAGGTGCTCCACAACCGGCTGTGCCAGTACAAGTACTACCAGAAAATCTGCTGCTCCTCGTGCAGGCGCAGTCAGGCCACGTGA
- the LOC127875899 gene encoding thrombospondin type-1 domain-containing protein 4-like isoform X4 gives MSRNPFLPCFMLLCTQVVCGLSDTSAVTRHALATGWVTWSPWDPCPGRCGPAVTSRTRACRSGESDRSCDGNSKEVKLCKQTACAAEEAGPCQELEARVFGGKRYRWLPYSHPRNVCESACRPMGAGFYLGLGTSLPDGSPCQDDSNVCLEGKCQAVGCDDVVGSRAVYDVCGVCAGDNTSCSTAKYEFTDHVKFGYHTFATIPRGSKNIQVKEVTGSSRNYLAIRAADGSLSINTDFRLTRFGSVDGAGTTFLYSRQADPECPDECITATGPTTVDIDLMVLAYSDNTGIRYSYSVPSQGLPAKGENTAPMVFIDGGPVSEQHDKHMYTRPIFSQDFKFKPSASQVANAYTRPAETDGEGRVSPEDEGEQARVLVVSPPQRMADVLNKTDALQSSRAVVVSIGEDGETDAEAESPVYGGGGDGVAVGDMYRSENSLLSPYSWQISEHTECSQTCGQGKQTAVLKCMVTEKGVAVEDAYCADQERPNVPTQACNYGPCPPSWKRLDWSTCSVTCGMGTQVLKYVCMTTDGQEVASSLCGTSQPGQEARTCDAGSCSAGWYFTEWTDRCSAKCGEGTLTRGVKCVSPAGGGRQACPEGEKPENEKACKGSQCGGIWLTGPWSHCNASCGLAVQTREVVCAFQQDGQIRIVAESACVGEERPPTSMGCDQPQCEPQWFMGAWGQCSMTCGSGYRSRDVRCMDVDGRARTTCPVSSRPLDRQPCKTRLCTDKAEYTSVRRDSNPTPNPISHPGEPECVDSFVQCRQVLHNRLCQYKYYQKICCSSCRRSQAT, from the exons aaatcCCTTCCTGCCGTGTTTCATGCTGCTCTGTACGCAGGTTGTGTGCGGTCTGTCGGACACCAGTGCCGTG ACCCGCCATGCCCTGGCAACGGGCTGGGTCACGTGGTCGCCATGGGACCCGTGTCCAGGTCGCTGCGGCCCGGCTGTGACGTCACGGACACGCGCTTGCCGCTCAGG AGAGTCTGACAGAAGCTGCGATGGCAATTCAAAGGAAGTGAAACTCTGCAAACAAACG GCCTGTGCCGCCGAGGAGGCGGGCCCGTGCCAGGAGCTGGAGGCGAGGGTGTTTGGAGGCAAGCGCTACCGCTGGCTACCATACTCACACC CACGCAATGTCTGCGAGTCGGCGTGCCGGCCAATGGGGGCGGGCTTCTATCTTGGCCTCGGTACGTCCCTGCCAGACGGCTCACCGTGTCAGGACGACAGTAACGTGTGTCTCGAGGGCAAGTGTCAG GCGGTCGGCTGCGATGACGTGGTTGGGTCACGTGCTGTCTATGACGTGTGTGGCGTGTGCGCGGGGGACAACACGTCCTGCTCCACAGCCAAATACGAGTTTACTGACCACGTCAAGTTTGGCTACCATACATTCGCCACTATTCCACGAGGGTCCAAAAACATTCAGGTTAAGGAGGTGACAGGATCATCCAGAAACTATCTCG CTATCCGTGCGGCAGACGGCTCTCTCAGCATCAACACCGACTTCCGCTTGACTCGGTTCGGCTCAGTGGACGGAGCGGGCACGACGTTCTTATACAGCCGACAGGCCGACCCAGAGTGTCCCGACGAATGCATCACCGCAACCGGTCCTACAACAGTGGATATCGACTTGATG GTTCTGGCGTACAGCGACAATACTGGTATCCGTTACTCGTACAGTGTCCCGAGCCAGGGGCTGCCTGCAAAAGGAGAGAACACCGCTCCCATGGTCTTCATAGATGGAG GTCCAGTATCAGAGCAGCACGATAAGCACATGTACACCAGACCTATCTTCTCGCAGGACTTCAAATTCAAACCTTCAGCCAGCCAAGTAGCGAATGCGTACACTAGACCGGCGG aaaccGATGGCGAGGGGCGTGTTTCCCCAGAGGACGAAGGGGAGCAGGCCCGCGTACTCGTGGTCAGCCCGCCGCAGCGAATGGCCGACGTCCTGAACAAGACAGACGCCCTG CAATCTTCCCGTGCAGTCGTGGTTTCCATAGGAGAGGATGGGGAGACGGACGCCGAGGCGGAGAGCCCTGTGTACGGTGGCGGTGGTGACGGAGTCGCGGTTGGGGACATGTACCGCAGCGAAAATAGCCTGCTGTCCCCGTACTCATGGCAGATATCAGAGCACACTGAATGCAGCCAGACCTGCGGACAAG GGAAACAGACTGCCGTGCTGAAGTGCATGGTTACCGAGAAGGGGGTTGCAGTGGAAGACGCCTACTGCGCTGACCAGGAGCGTCCCAACGTACCCACCCAGGCATGTAACTATGGACCTTGTCCGCCCAG CTGGAAACGCTTAGATTGGAGTACGTGCAGCGTCACGTGCGGCATGGGAACGCAGGTACTGAAGTACGTCTGTATGACAACGGACGGTCAGGAGGTTGCCAGCTCGCTGTGTGGGACCTCTCAGCCCGGACAGGAGGCGCGCACGTGCGATGCAGGTTCCTGTTCCGCGGGCTGGTACTTTACGGAGTGGACGGACAGG TGTTCTGCAAAATGTGGCGAAGGAACGCTAACACGTGGGGTAAAGTGCGTAAGTCCAGCTGGTGGCGGGCGACAGGCCTGTCCGGAAGGAGAAAAGCCGGAGAACGAGAAGGCCTGTAAAGGAAGCCAGTGCGGCGGCATCTGGCTCACGGGGCCATGGTCACAT TGCAACGCCAGCTGCGGACTTGCCGTGCAGACTCGAGAAGTCGTCTGCGCGTTCCAACAGGATGGCCAGATCCGGATCGTGGCTGAGAGCGCATGCGTGGGCGAGGAGAGGCCGCCGACCAGCATGGGATGTGACCAGCCGCAGTGTGAGCCACAGTGGTTCATGGGCGCATGGGGGCAG TGTTCGATGACGTGCGGTTCTGGTTACCGGTCCCGTGATGTGCGCTGTATGGATGTGGACGGGCGTGCCCGGACCACGTGTCCAGTCAGCAGCAGACCGCTAGACAGACAGCCGTGCAAGACGAGACTGTGTACAGACAAAGCGGAGTACACAAGCGTCAGACGAG ACTCGAACCCAACGCCAAACCCAATCAGCCACCCCGGGGAGCCCGAGTGTGTGGACAGCTTCGTGCAGTGCCGCCAGGTGCTCCACAACCGGCTGTGCCAGTACAAGTACTACCAGAAAATCTGCTGCTCCTCGTGCAGGCGCAGTCAGGCCACGTGA